CGCCCTGAGGTCCACAACAGTAGAGGTCGAATTGCCGACAATGTCATAACTTCCATCACTGAAGGTCACCATATATTCTTCATGGTTCTGACGCCATGTCAGATGTGACGCACTTACAGGGTCTTCCGTCTCCACAGTACAACATAGAGTATAGTTTGTGCCGATCTGTAGCTCCTCTGGGTACACACCCAAGCTGACATTACCTGGAATAAAGTcagaatgtgtatgtgtgacatTGCCTTCAAATATAGAGATCTGTTCCTTTAAATTATTCAACACACGAACTTGTGGTCACCACTAAGAAAAGAACATATTTGGATAACAAATATTCTGAATAATGAAGACTCTGGGCGGATACACGAGACTCCACCAGTCCCGATGCACGTTTTGAGGAGCCGGCTGAAAACTATGCTTTTGATACTAACTTCTCCGCAAGAAAAGTCTAATCTCACCTGTTGGTTCCAGGACCTGAATCACCACCATGTTACTGATTGTTGACAACACAGGGATTCCACATGTCCACGCAGTCCCGTTCACAGCATCATAGTGACGGGCTACCATGGTAACGTTATGCTGGTTGTCGTTATGTGTCACATCCATCACATCAGGCCTAGTGGAGTTTTCCAAGACGAGATAACTTCCGTTACTGAAGGTCACAAAGATATTTTCGAAGTTCTGAATCCAAACCATATCCGAAATATTGCCTTGACCTACAGTTTCCACTGTGCAGCTTAGAGTAAAGTTGTTACCATCGAAGACCTTGTCTGGATACACATTTAGAGTGACATTTCCTGAAACATTAAATGAATATGTTTTGGAGCAACGTATTGTATACTTAGGATTCCTTTCAAATATTCGTGTATAATCGGAGGGGCAAGACATGTACAGATAATGTGTTTTGGTtaccacatgtcatcgtatcactgGATTCTTAGACTCGACTAATTATGCTGCTGAGTTTCTTTTCTGCAAAGTTAAGAGGTAACGTCGTTTGTTGGGAAGATGAAAATCTGTTTGAAGGAAACATTGACGATGAATACAGTTCACGTGTATAAAAGAAGATCTATCAGTTGGAGTGTTGACTGGTATCCCTACAAGACATTATCTAGATGTATCCTTCCAACAAGTATGTTGCGTTCTCACCTTCAAGAGGCTTTGGCGTACTAAGTGTGAAAGGCGTTACACCTGCTGTATAACCTGAAGAAAATAGGAACAACATCAGTCTTCAGAACAGTCCTCTCAAGtatgacattcaaatgatattttcagaCAAAACGAAACTGTTTCTTTACATTCCAAGAGCGAAATTCCGTAATGTCATCACAACAGACTGAAAGTGTATGTGGGACAGAGTCACAATCAGTTCATTCCATGGGTCTTCATTTCGCAGAGACTGTTCCTCTAGCAACGCATGGGTACCCGGTATTTCGTAACGATAATGGGACAGGAAAAATTCTTGCAAGTCATGGAAGGTTTGAGATTCCTTGGAGCTGAAAATGGTAGTAACACTAACCTATCCACAAGCACTCTGAGCAGGTCAGACACTTTGAGTGTGAGGATGCTTTGCACACATATGAATATAACAATTAGTATTTTATTTCACTTACTTGACAGGTTAACTGGATTACTCCACGTGCTTTTGTCGTTATCGTTGTTGCATCTCCATACTGCCATGCTTCCGTGCACACGAGGGACGGTCACAGTGTGACTCCTCCAAGTCCCAGTCAGCTGAACGGCGTTTATAAATGTATTGTCCACGGTGCTCACGGATGAACTGACCCAGCGGTATGTTTTGAATACAAGGTTGGCATTTCGGTACCAATAGACATTAATCAATTTCGTAAACCAACCGCCTGTTTTTGTGCAGCGTAATTTGAACGAGTTCCCAGAAGCCACGACCCGTTCTAGGTTAGGGTAATCTGTAAAAATACGAAACTTACATTATGTTTCAACTCTGTGCCAGCTTCTGAAGACAGGTTCGCCACATGATGCGGTGACCATGATACAGGAGTTATGTTGTTACGGGAACTCACCACATgtcgactgccacacgaggaggACCCCGACTGCTGCAGCAAGCAGCCCACGGACTGAATCCCACATCATGGAATGGTGGATACTCAACCTGAAACATGTTAACGCTCACAACATACTGTTGTCTGTAGTTGTGCATGCAGGGGCTACGCGAGGGACCATCACAGTATGCACACGGAGAACCCAACCGTAATTTCATGACAAGACCTAGCACAAAGTTCCGATCACTCATATCAGTCCGGTATGCTCTTCCTGCGCCCTCAGTTCAAAGTCGCGGAAGTTTTCCAAGAGCTGTACTCCGTCACGGTTGTATGTACTCCTGACACCAGAACGCCAGGACACTTTTTGAATATGTTAACTTTTTTCACACAAGCAAATCCCCCCACTGAACCCCATGTTTGGCGACTCTACACACAGCTAGATACCTAGATACCTTGCGTTACGATGTTTATATAATTTAGGAATTCTATACCTTACACATAACGTTAAATAAATATACCGTTTGACTGGATGATATTATTTTACAGGAGACGTCACATGGAGTTATTAATTTTGTTACAGTAAATCTTTCAGTCAGCAAACAACTATGCACCATATCTTCCTATGCAGGTCAAGTCACGGATgcggttttgaaaataaatacagaTTATGCTCaggaactttaaaaaaaaaaagaaagaaagaaagtttCTGCTATCATATTACTATCATCCAGGTGACAATACCGACGTCGAAAAGGAGATAGCTGTAGTCTCATTTGCTGCCAGCAATAATGTAGGACGTCCAATCCCCCTAAACttcacattgacaaatatgTTGGAACAAATGTCCACCGCGGGTGTGACCTCTCATGGACGTCATGACCAATGGTCAAGGAGTGCTAGCCCAAGTCCTTGAAAGGTTAGATGCTCTTCCATCGGTTAACGTCCTCATTTTCCCAGAAAATCCCGAATACGCTTATCCGGGTTCACGTTTGGGGAGCGTTAGTACCATCGCGTGACAACAACATCGACGTTACGACTGATGCCAACGTCACTCGTGTGACGTACGAGATAAGTATGCAACTACCCATACGTTGACCACGTGAGTAGTAGAAAAGGATATCTCCTAGGcgtttgatctcacacaagtaATATCCCCATGTGAAACACAGTCTTAAAGGATTTGTTTAGCTGAACACACAGATAGTGCATCTGGATACGAATAACGATAATTATAACGCACCCTGCAATTTACACCTCATGATTTTCCTGGTTACGAACCTACTTTAACCCGGTGGTTGGTGTGTACGCAGCTGGCTAAAAGAggacacaaacacaacatgctACAAACACGCTGATAGCAGTAGTTGTAATTCAGGTAATTACAGTGAGCGTGTATGATTTTCCGctgcttttagccatattccagcaaaatcacgacggaagacaccggaaatggacttcTTACCG
The window above is part of the Haliotis asinina isolate JCU_RB_2024 chromosome 1, JCU_Hal_asi_v2, whole genome shotgun sequence genome. Proteins encoded here:
- the LOC137262591 gene encoding uncharacterized protein, whose protein sequence is MMWDSVRGLLAAAVGVLLVWQSTCDYPNLERVVASGNSFKLRCTKTGGWFTKLINVYWYRNANLVFKTYRWVSSSVSTVDNTFINAVQLTGTWRSHTVTVPRVHGSMAVWRCNNDNDKSTWSNPVNLSSYTAGVTPFTLSTPKPLEGNVTLNVYPDKVFDGNNFTLSCTVETVGQGNISDMVWIQNFENIFVTFSNGSYLVLENSTRPDVMDVTHNDNQHNVTMVARHYDAVNGTAWTCGIPVLSTISNMVVIQVLEPTGNVSLGVYPEELQIGTNYTLCCTVETEDPVSASHLTWRQNHEEYMVTFSDGSYDIVGNSTSTVVDLRASDNQHSLTVLAESDNSKSTTWACGIKKWQWYSNNVSITILEQILTTLGVTAPAPTSDSNTGHQPVEDRTQLHTIIGSTVGVVALTVIASVIMIIIIRNRNTAGEITEPRGSGHESALCVEDADVLEMKDNAVYESGPNDRQADEKVVEENVLYESSPAESQDVDSDKVMRDNDLYESNPTDEVHHVDNNVTPSLWQQ